Genomic segment of Gemmatimonadaceae bacterium:
GGACGTTAAGCCGTTGCCGCCGAAGTTAGAGTGGCTGAACCGCGTCCTCGCCAGTGCACTCCTGAGCGAGGCGCGAATCTTGAGAAACCCACGGGCGAGTTTGCCCGCCGGCCTCTCCGCCATTTGCATCGCAGAGAAACCGCACAACTGAGTTATAGGCTTCTCTGACAAGCTGCCGCTTTCCCGCCGTCATGATTCGAAGAGGAGAATTTTGTCCGCGACTTCGCGTGTCTCTTCTTCCGTGAGATGTGGGTGCAGGGGCAAGGATAAGATTTTGCCCGCCACGTCTTCGGCCACAGGCAGAGCGCCCTGCTCAGGTCGCCGGAACAAGGGTTGTTGGTGCAGCAAAAAAGGGTAATAAATTAACGCCTCGATTCCGTGTGCGGCGAGGTGAGAGCGCAAGCGATCTCGCTGCGGATGCTGCGTCACGTAGAGGTGGTAAACGTGCGCTTCGGGCGCGCGCGTCGAAGGAAGTTGTAACCTCGTGCCGCGTAGCGTTTCGTCGTAAATTCGCGTGAGGCTCCGCCGCCGTTCATTCCATTTTTCAAGACGTTGGAGTTTGACACGCAGCAGTACCGCCTGCATCTCGTCGAGACGCGAATTGCGCCCTTCGACGCCGGCTCGGAAAGCCGGGGCGTGTCCGCCCTGCCGCAATGTTTTCACGCGCTGAATTAGAGCCAGGTCATCTGACGTGACTGCGCCGCCGTCCCCGCACGCGCCGAGATTTTTCGTCGGGTAAAAACTGAAAGCCGCCGCGTGAGCAAGCGCGCCCGCGCGCTTCCCCTCTATCCGCGCGCCGTGCGCTTGCGCGGCGTCTTCGATGACGGTCAGACCATGACGCGCGGCCACTTCGCAGAGCGCAGACATGTCGGCCATCTGGCCGTAGAGATGGACGGGCATGAGTGCGCGCGTGCGCGGAGTGATCACTCGTTCGACGGCGGACGGGTCGAGCGTGTAAGTTTGCGGGTCGATGTCGGCGAAGACGGGAACGCCACCGGCGTTGAGGATGGCGAGCGCTGTATAGGCAGCCGTCAGAGGCGACGTGATGACTTCGTCCTGCCTTCCCTGACGCACGGCCCCGGAAGCAATCAGCGCGAGCGCGAGCGCGTCGGTGCCGGAGTTGACGCCCGCCGCGCCTCGCACGCCGCAAAAGCGCGCCCACTCTTCTTCAAATGCCTCGACCTCACGTCCGAGGATAAAGACGCCGCCCGCCATCACCCGCGTGAGCGCGGCGGCGGCCTCCGCCTCAATCTCCCGATGCTGCCGCGTTAGATCGAGAAACGGTATTCGCATCCGACTCCCAATAATGTGTCCGATTCTTTTCGTAATACTCGACGGTGCGGGTTAGCCCCTTATCCAGCGGCGTGCGCGGACGCCACCCCAAAGCCGTCTCGATCTTGTGATAACTCGAATAAGCGTTGCCGATGTCGATCAACTGTCGTTCGGGCGGGAACGGCACGGGATTAATAGAGCCGCGACCCGTCAGTGAGATCAACTCGCCGGCCAGATCGGACAAGCTCACCGGGGCGAGGCCGCCGAGGTTAAAAACTTCGCCCTCGGCGGCCTCGCTCGCGCCGGCCAACAGCAGCGCCTCGACCACGTCGTCAACG
This window contains:
- a CDS encoding DegT/DnrJ/EryC1/StrS family aminotransferase, whose product is MAGGVFILGREVEAFEEEWARFCGVRGAAGVNSGTDALALALIASGAVRQGRQDEVITSPLTAAYTALAILNAGGVPVFADIDPQTYTLDPSAVERVITPRTRALMPVHLYGQMADMSALCEVAARHGLTVIEDAAQAHGARIEGKRAGALAHAAAFSFYPTKNLGACGDGGAVTSDDLALIQRVKTLRQGGHAPAFRAGVEGRNSRLDEMQAVLLRVKLQRLEKWNERRRSLTRIYDETLRGTRLQLPSTRAPEAHVYHLYVTQHPQRDRLRSHLAAHGIEALIYYPFLLHQQPLFRRPEQGALPVAEDVAGKILSLPLHPHLTEEETREVADKILLFES